tgcgtctcgcagttaatttggagaatggccaaagagtgtatttcaacccagagaatacagtacagccaatggaaacaccgccagcaacaaaattaacatttacgagtttttgctcaactttcgtcagtgatccgtttgcgaggagattcggaaatacctcgatataatgcatggaatgcatcgttgaagaaataattacacagaaagcaaggccaaccagtaaatggacatccaggtgtgttatcaactaatgcattaagatgaatttacacaatccacccgaaaaacgacgattgtttctaccttcggttgctattgataaatgtacgcggttcatcatttgagtcattgcgtactgtgaatgatacggtgtgtgcaaaattttgagaagcaagctagcaattacaattgctggaaaatgataatcactggaatgcaaatgaagttcgcacagttttcacgataatcatttcgacatatcagccttcaaatccgcgtctattatgggatacgaacaaaaatgacattgctgaagacattttgcatctaaaaattgaatatggataaattccggttgatacttccagtggtttgatatcaattccatctgccgtttatcgattcacgaaagatgaactcatcaagaatgtttatccgaacattggccaaattatcttaactacgattccttgagggtacgcgcaatgttaactgccaaaaataccggaagtcaaattccgggagaattgTTTGGTATGCCATCGCATCATTTGcatctcaaagtttgatctgtcgttattatgcttcgcaatctacaagcgccgaaactgtgtaatggaacgcgactgattgtgacgcacctatcgaatacaagggggcagaatgcttgattctgcgaatttgtttgagttctcacgatttgccatttcagttcaaacggattccgtttccagtaaaaatagcatttgagatgacaatcatcaggacacaaggatagtcgttAGAAGTGTATGGTATACATTTTGAGCTGCTGCttgagttggaaaactatcttctctgtacatttacgcaccggaacagaaaccaaaaaatgttgtttatcaagctgcgttacattgaaaataaaagaaatgataaatttaactttcttttcatttgaaaacacatatgtatgtaatttcacgcaggaaaacggctgcggggtcagctagtttataaatcaaaatattgaaaaacaaaaacaaaaaaaaaaaaattgtggtgaaaaaaagatactttttggaattgtccaatttggAAAATAGATCGTAGCCGATTCTCAGTCCTACTGAATATGGatataaaatttggtaaaaatcggTAAAGCCGTTTCGGAGGAGTACGGTAACTAACATTGTgacatgaaaattttatatattagataATAAATTATGCGTCTGGAAAAATTAgggatttaattattttatggcaaattaaaaaaaatttgtttgctccTTATTCTTATCTTACGTcttcttaacaaaattttcaacttgttGTCTCAGTTAGTTACGTCATAACttactactttttttgaaaGCTCAAATtggaaagtaattaaaataataaccgATTTGTTTagaatatattatttgtatagtGGTTAATTCTgattacaatataaaaaataatgtaaactaTTAATTAGTTCCGTTACACCTACAAACTATATAACATTGCGGAGAAAATTGGTTCgctatttaatgaaaaaagtaattcatgtcaaattttgtgataatATTTAGCCAAAGTTGCCCATAtatgaacttgattttgatttgtcagtttgtacggcagtcGAACCTTAATTCTTTTGAAGGTTAAAGTGATATCTTGAGAAATAATCgatgctaaatttcatgaacacTTGTCACATAAGAATTGTTGATTTTGAATGTCAGGTTTTGTTATCCAACCTGCAAAATTTCTTCTTGCCTTAGAGAATAAACAGCGACGAATTTGCAGAATAAATCTCGTTAACTGCAAAAGTCTCCAATGCAAGCATATGACTCCCATCGATCAGTtcgtatagcagctatatgctgtagataaccgatctgaacaatttcttcggagattacattgttgccttagaaaataatttatccgtgaatatatcttgtcaaatgcaaaagttttccataccagcccttgattccgatcgttcagtttgtatggtccgatatcggccgttccgacaaataagaagcttcttgaaaagaaaatgacgtttgcaaaatttcaaaacgatatcttaacaagtaaggaagggctaagttcgggtgtcaccgaacattttatactctcgcatgataaagtgataatcgagatttcattatccgtcatttacatatttttttattttgctgtaaaattaattagaattaaattctgagagatttaccgatattttcggtgaaaaattaggttaggcactgagttcttcgtgttcgacatcagggaccttgaaaattTATAGTCCGTTCACGACAATTTtcccacaagggatacctcagctcaaataccgtatttgtgtaaagttttattccgcaaTCATCATtagttcctaatgtatatattatacagagaaggcatcagatggaattcaaaatagcgttatattggaagaagtcgtggttgtgaaccgattttacccatatttcgtacatgtcattagggtgttaaagaaatattatatacggaatttcattgaaatcggtcttgtagttcctgagatatggtttttggtccataagtgggcgacgccacgcccattttcaatttttaaaaaacataacctttgtatgggaggtgggcgtggttattatccgatttcttccatttttgaactgtatatggaaatgcctgaaggaaacgactctatagaatttggttgacatagctatagtagctTCCGAGATAGGTACAAAAATCGGGGCGgggggcggtgccacgcccacttttccaaaaaacttacctccaaatatgcccctccctaatgcgatcccttgtgccaaatttcactttaatatctttatttatggcttagttatgacactttataggttttcggtttccgccattttgtgggcgtggcagtgggccgattttgcccatcttcgaacttaaccttcttatggagccaagaaatacgtgtactaagtttcatcatgatatctcaatttttactcaagttacagcttgcacggacggacggacagacggacagacagacattcggttttcaactctactcgtcaccctgatcactttggtatatataaccttatatctgactcttttagttttaggacttacaaacaaccgttatgtgaacaaaactataatactctccttagcaactttgttgcgagagtataaaaattgagggactagttcgtatatatacagactgatcatttatatatatttttttattgggtttccgacgcttccttctgggtgttacaaacttcgtggcaaatttaatatatccggttcagggtataatgaaatgtaatttacatataatatcatTGTAATATACtaagttttttagaatattaTGATAGTATgccatatatacacatatatatgtatatagcatatctACATACTCATTTCTGAaattataatatactatattatcgaacatatgaaatatttaaaaagtaactCTTATTTGCACATTAACCACAAATATTACTAtattctgagcataattttcactgaacgctcagctctgttcacgcgccactgtcacgctcatcgcattttgtcagctaaaaatatttttacattaatgTTAGAACTTAGTCTTACCGTTCaataatttccaaataaaaCAGCAGATGCACTTACTACAGAATAAaactaatttcttttttttaataaatttgtttttaaaaaaatattattgagattataataatataaaaaaagatgcTGATCCTAGATGGACAATTCCTTCAAACCCAAAATTCCGGACGTCTCTAAGCCAACCAACGGCAAATCTTTCACAACCTTTACGAAGTCTGGTACTGAAACGGCGTAGCAATAACCCTTCTTGATGTTTTTCCTATTCCAACAACGATCACCCTTCTTGATGTTTTTCCTATCCCATTTAATCCAATCAACATCGTCTGATACATCCTCCGCAATCAGATATCCTCCGGTTTTCAGTTCATCATTTTTCAGATAGGGGTTATTCACCCCAACGATAGCGATTCCTTTACGGGAGTCAGCATCGATAACAACAATGTAAAACAGTTTCGGCACTGGTATGACATTATTATCGTCCCCTAGGTATAACTCCTGTTGTATATTGAGAACATCTGGCAAAGTGCAAACACCCCAGGTACCAGTATAGTAGATTAGGGTCTTATTACTGTCATGAGTGAACTGACGGACGTCATCCTCAAGGTGCGACCAATTACCTTTGTTTTGGGACTCCCATTGTGGCATTACATTTAGATGATGAAAAGTGCCCTTTTGTTGGCCACTGTATGTCATGTCAGCTTTGGGAGCCAAGTGGCCACGGGTCAGGCGATTTTCCTCTGTCACGTAAATCAAAGCATTCTCTCCAATTTGGCGCCTGAGTGCCTTAATTTGTTcggataatttataaaaatggtcAATGTCTATACCACCAAAGAAATCATCGGAAGTGAAGTTTTTACGCTTTACTTTTATTTGGCGGTGAATACTTGCAGGAGTAAGGATGCGTTTAACGAAACGAGGTATTTGGAGAATTTTGTCAAAACACACTTGCATTGTTGGTATCGTGTAGCATGACCCATTGGATTTAATTTCGTTGCCGATAATAATCAATTCGGTGCCTTCGCCGCTGCAGCAAAACCCTGTTCGTATTGGTGTTGGTATTGATATGGTAGTGCAATTGATCTTTGAGAAATTGACTTTTtcattgttaataaaaaaatttttatcgcCGGCACATTGCGCCTGCAGAGTTTGTCCGCCGTACGGCTCTGCAAATTTATCAGCGCAGTGGAAACTCAACCAATGGCCATGGGGCACTACAATTTCACCACTTGAATTGGGTTGCATGTACTCAAGTTGATTGGGTTCCGTAAGAATTGGCGAATTGTCGAGCATATCGCCATTGATTTTCACTTTACAAGATTgttttttgtcatatttatcTAAATCCTTGTTTAATTCAAAACTATTTATCGGTTTATTCGTGGTACTGTCACTTTGTCCATTAGTCGGACTATTTTTAATGGGTGCTTCAGGCTGCTCGATATATAATAACCCAATAAttactacaactacaactataAGTagcgaaaatatgaaattcgggctttgcattttcgttgctttataaaaacttgacgataatttttttttccacaatCACTAACTTAAAAGTCTGTGTATACTTGTCTACTAAACTTTAGTAACTAAAGTTGTTGCGAAGCGTTCTCCGATATAAAGCCTTTTGTTTACCGCATGATTACTCACAATGGAGAGTGAACTTGTTTGCTGATTTCTCAGAGTAAGTACTATTCTCTCATTCACTCACAATAATTCCAACTGGAGACAAATTTGTTGCGCTCGTCAGGCAGCTACACCAATTTTGCATGTGTCGCGTTGTGATCAGCAGCAGCATTGCCATTTTATtctatttggaaaaaaacaaaaacataatttcgTAAGTAAATGGTTGATTAATAAGCTTAGAAAAGAATGAAGTCAAATACACCTTTACACTGTAGTTCTTAGTTTTAGTAGAACTTATTCGTATTCAACTTTAAAGTGGcgcttatagccctgacagacgagcaaaattaatgcgcattgaaattttatggcgatagacggcagacttgtgcatttagacagctgatagtgaaatttgtttatttaataaaagaaagtgaaataaaaatgaataagataaattattaatagaaattttggtatttttggaaaatcaatataaatttcacgaaaaaaaatcgtttattattaactacgtcaaaagataatagagtgaaattaaaagcaataattgattgtaatgcggaaaaagtgtgcgaacAAGTTAAgagtattggaaaaatggatagcaaactgCGCATTGTGTATTTTctgccatctaaaaatattgaaatttgtttttgttaatatacttgcatataatttaattagcaatataaaactgcttacCTCTGATGCTGTAAACGCAAAGGAGACAGCAGACTTCaccgacatctgtcaaaaaatagcaaacatgcattaacatgggtcaaatgcgcaagtaaatgtgaattaagcccgctaaagcatattagcgctgtcgtctgtcagggctattacaCGTTGGCTAAATTACTTTGCTAAGATTATCTATGTTTTGGTAATTGAAACTCTGaccaaattattgaaatatttcaataatttcggtGGAATTGTGTTTCTTAATTATATACCTATGGAAGTAAgggattacatatgtataaacgcAGATccttgaacagtttttttgtGGTTAAAGCTTCTTATTTAAACTTCGGCATCCAATAGTAATAACATATAGTCTTCATACAGACATAAAAACCAGTATAAATATATCTTAGATCCGCATGTTCTGGCAGCACTGTAGAGGAGAGTAAGTTGCGATAACACACAGCGTATCTGTGTGCCGTCATTGGGTGTGGGTGTCTGCATGTGGTTGCACTTCATGTAGTTAACGCACACAATAGAGAAGAACAGACACTGAATTTTcgggaatatatttcaaagttgCCATATGTGGCAGatgtaaaatcataaattaatgaGCAATCAGGGAGGTTATATTATAATTCCAACACTTCGCGAAATACAAAATGCAATCGCATTGACCAAATTTGTTATTAAGTTTGTTTGATACCACTTAATCATTTTTCTTAGCGTGCCGCTATGTTGTTTTAAATGTGAGAGATAATACTGCTACTTCCGAGATCCTGCTGCAACCTAAAGTTTCTTTAGGTTACTAAGGAAAAGGAAATTATTCTACACATTATTGAAATatgattatattattttacatataatgtatatattttagatattatcgaatttttatatatttactttattttcattaaattaagaGTAAGGAGATATCAACCAGGGAGATGTCTTTTGTAGAAATCTAAGGgtctataccagtgtgacattttcaaagaaaatttttttttgctttctcgataatttatgtgtgtaaaaatatcttgtgaaatcaacaaggtcgtatcttgaatagtctTTGAATGGCAGGTTCTAAAGTGCGGCTGCTCgcagttataaatatatataagtgaaactttaaacgtgtttttctctaAACGACATTGCTGACATCTTAACTCaacaaaaaatcaagaaaattacCGATCAGCTTCtaattaaaactgagtattgtTGAGTACATTTACTTTACAATGGCTTAGGATCTTTTTGATTGTTTGAAATTTGTCAATTTAGCATTCGCCCTTACTATAAATATGACGTCATCTGTCCTATATTAAGTCAATCCTTTTGTTGGACTTTTGCTTTCGTACAAGTGAGAAAGCGTTGCATGGCCGGAATCCATAAGCTAATCCCAGCAAAACCTGCGTGACCGAAACTCCCAcacatttacacaatttttacttattactaaCACACCCTCACAAATCATTTAGTTGCGTAAAGAGTCTATCCGCTGTGTCTTTTGATTGTTTTATATTACAAGCTCTTCACACAACAtcttttctataaaaacaaaacaaaagaagacaaaCTGATTTCGGACTTGCCACTGTTTATGGAAAACGATGCATGTAAAAGTATACAACATGATACCATGATTGTTTACATTCGTTTATGATAGAAACAAGATTGCGcaatgacgagttcaaattttgtgcgttctgcgcatctacgtcacacggctcataaatttcgtgaaatggCATGAGTAGCAagtaaatattgcttgttaaCAAGAATGTTAGAGTAGTAGAGTTTATAgctgtcaaattttttactgcgCCGTGTGACGTCAGAATTGTATGTTTAGTATAACGGACCTGCGCAATGAGTAATCtcttttctatcattcttgcgtTTATTCGTTgcgaaaattcaaattcaaagaaaaagaaattcgGCACGCGTgttaaattgtgaaaaatttgtattataagtaaatttgtttattttatgaaaaaagtgtttaaaaacgTGATTATAAAAgtggtacatatataatttgaaaaggTGAGTAAACggagtaaattttaatatgaaaaaaaatacatttagtgCTTACATGAGCCGAGAAAAAAAGGCTTTTAATGTCAGTGCCTCcaaatttgccaaaatatgtagTATTAATGTGAATTCTGATAGTGATTCAAATGTGGAAGAATTGAGCTCCGTAGATATATCTTTAAATGATTATGATAGCCAAGATACCATTGATAGTGATAGTGACAATGTGAATATTGTAGTGAAAAATGataaatgcaaagaaataaaaGCTTGGGCTTTACGCAATAGAGTGTCCCACAATACAGTGACTGATTTGATTCAAACCTTGCGAAAAATAGGTTTAGTGGATTTGCCCTTAACAGCAAAAAGTCTATTAGGTACAAGTAGAAAAAAGGGTAATATTGAAACCATTCCAAGTGGCGCGTTTTTATATAGaggaattcaaaattattttgagaaaaattcatttcctcACCTTGAAATAAAAGATAGCATTGTACTTGATATAGGAATAGATGGTCTCAGattattcaaaaattcgaaTAAGGTATTATGGCCAATTTTAGTGTCCATCGTTGATTTTCCAAACGAATTGCCATTTACAGTAGCATGTTTTTCTGGAACAGTAAAATCCTGGAATATTAACGATTTCTTAAAAGACTTTTGTGAAGAAGTAgcttatttaaaagaaaacggCCTTCAGGTAGGTTCTTCTTccgttaaaaagaaatttaacatTCGTTTATTTTGCTGTGATTCTCCCGCTCGAGCTTTTGTCACAGGTGTGCAATCGCACACTGGAAAAAACAGCTGTTCGAAATGCGATCAAATCGGAGAATACAAAGAGAGAAgagtttgtttttcaaaacgagTTAATCACTTAAGAACTGACTTGtcttttaaaaatagaattgaTAAATCACATTATATTAATCCATTTAAATTTAGAGAAAGCATTTTAGAATTAGCTAATTTCAATATGGTCTCCCAATTTCCATTAGACCCGATGCATCTTGTAGATCTTGGTGTATGTAAAAAGTTGCTTCaattactaattaaaaaagggaatataaatgtaagcaaaattaacgaaaaaataacttttctcTCTAATTTAGTTCCTTCTGAGTTTGGCAGGATAAGTAGAAGTTTAGATGAAATCCGCAATTGGAAAGCGACAGAGTTTAGGCAGTTTTTATTGTATATAGGCATATTTGTCCTAAAAGATTGTATTAGTAGTGACCATTActaccattttttattattgcacgCAGGAATAAGGCTGTTATCATGTGAAAAATCATATAGTACTGAAGCTGACGTTGCCCAACAAATATTACAAGAATTCGTTGATTTGTTTGGGAATATATACGGAGACCATTTAGTTAGTTATAACGTGCATGGTTTACTGCATTTAACTGACTACACTAAGCAATTCGGTCCTCTGGATCAGTTTTCAGCCTATAAGTTTGAAaaccatatacaatatttaaaaaaacttagaaaTAAACCGAATAAAATCCTTCAGCAATTGCATTTAAGACTTGATAAAAGAACTAATACAAACATTGAACCcaacaaaactttaaaaattaatttatttaatatagaatttaaaaaagaaaaagattcttattgttttaatgaaaaattaggGTCCATAAAAGTAATAACTAAGTATGTCAGACGAATTTGGTTGCGTTATGGTATCTGCACATTGTTTTTTAgatgttgaaaattattttaaagaaccTTTAGAATCGTCATCGGGTTTAGGTATTTCAGTAGCGAAGAAATTAGATAAAAAggtatttaaaatcaaaaaagacgacatagtttacaaatatttctctATTCCACATGAGGGAAAGTTTCTCCTTATACCCATTCTAcatcatttattttcaaattaggatttttaagtatttatgtacatatatttttctcggctcattttattacattttcttaaatttttagaaaagaaCTTTGATACTGCcaatttttatttctcaattagatggaaaatatatttgacgAAATTGACTTGGAGGATTATCCAACAACGTCTTCAACTCCCGCAAaaggtatgtaaataaatgtaaacttacaaaatttcgtttcaatatattgttacgtttttgttattgtagacCAATTACCATCAAAGCGTAAAAAGTTTAACACGTCTGGTTGCTACAATACAGAGGTCAGCATTTCAAAACGACCTGTGGAAGGAAACGGTAATCTAACatccatataatttatttctttaaatttgtttaatttattatgtttCCAACCTTTTTCCAGAGGTTATTGACATTTTAACCTCTATTTCCAAACAGCTTGACGATTTGACGACGAGGGTATGCGATTTGGAAACTAAAATCGATAagcatttaaaagaaaatgtaagtgaacagtttttatatgcatacattattatttttctctacATGTCtctttgtttctttttcagATTATTCATAAAAGTGAAGAAATGGCGCAGCAAAAAACGGTTCGTGAATGCAAGGTCCTCATCCGCAAAATTCATCAATCGGTATGCCGAATGACTGGTGAAGATGTCGACAACGTTCAAACCGAAATTGCTTCCACCCTACCATTAAATACGCTTGCTGCAGCTTTGGAAATGGACGAAAAATTGAAATGCGACGAATTTGCTGCTACAACGGTAAgtaatatataaacttttttcaataaacaattCAGTTTTTacatactatttttatttacagaaaCAATTCGTTTTGAGGATAAAAGGTACTTCAGATAGTGTACATGATGTGTTGCGAAGTCTGTACACTGATGAACTTCTTTATTTATGTAACTGGGACGGTAGGGGTGGGAAGCAACCTCTCTCCAAATTCCTGCTGGTTTCCAATATTTTATACGGtaaattctgttttttatttaattttacttacaattatttgttttaatttgtaattttcattatgtttttttatagattCATTCATAACGTATGGATTGGCAATGTTCGAAAAACAAGTTAGAAAAGCCATTGAAATGAGCCACCATAGGCACAAACAAAGAATTtacaggaagaggaagactgAGGAGTGAaccctttaaatatttaataaaaagttatgtacatatatgtatttatgatattattaaaaataataataataattattattattattattataaattgaagaggtaattaattacaattacaattaatatatatgtatatagcactAGCGGTTAAGCCATcagtttaatataaaaaaaaaatatatatattttaataaaaatatttaaatattttaatacatactaGATTTTAAGAAAGCATTGCAAAGCAGGAAttgaattaataatgaaatatttattttaatttaaactttaatgtaatttttgttaaaaataatttgaaaaaaaaaaattaaaaattaaaaaaataaaaaaaaaaaataaaaaatcttttattttgagaTTCGAACTCGAGTCTCACGGAATACCAAGCCGTGCGTTTAACCACTAGGCTAGTATAGCATGCAGCGTCGCGCTTTCCTGGAACCAGTTTTCCCCGTTTGCCTTAAATTTAACTAAAGTGTGAGTAGCGAGGATATAGTTTTATTGTAGCAGAAAATATGTAAGCGAGAAGGTGATAAAAgatcacatgtatacaaaagttttggGAGCTTTTTTGATTCGCCCTTAAGAACGTGATAGGAAAGTGTGACAATTAAACCGGCACGCGTTACCGGCATGTCACTAGGTAACATGACCGGCACTGTTCTAACTgggtatatttatgtatgtatgtatatgtagttatattcgtatcaataaaattatacttaccttataattttattgatacgaatataactacatatacatacatatgtataagtatgtgtacaTAAATCATGCCACAGAAAAAGGAAAATGCTTTGGAAtctaaaataaacatttttcactGAGATGTTCGGTCGAAAGACTCAGCaccttatgtacatacatatgtaatagagCTCCCACTCCCGGGCTCCCGAAATCACGGGATCCCGGACTTAAAACTCCTCCcgggatttaaaattaatttcccgGGATATTCGggatttttgtccttttttttaaacactgttaattattattttttcataaacaaagttGTATTTACAATAGATGAACATTGCCAAAAAACAATTAGTAAGAATTTAGTACTTTACAACACTGTTTGATCAAAGTTACAGCACTGGTTTGATCAGCTGTTAATTGGCAAGCTGTAGCATGTGCCAAGCATACGATCAACCGCACTGCATTTTACAAACTAACACTTGTGGTAATtgtataaattgtaaaaatggaatgtaagtactaaatattttaattataaatgttgaaataacaatttttcattCACTTAGCATCATTTATAAAGCACACAAAAAAAGGAGACGACAAATCGTCAACATggttttattttctaatataaacAAGGAAGAGGAAAAATGTAATGCAGTCCTCAAAACAAAGGGTGATTCAACAAAAGG
This genomic stretch from Bactrocera dorsalis isolate Fly_Bdor chromosome 5, ASM2337382v1, whole genome shotgun sequence harbors:
- the LOC125778908 gene encoding uncharacterized protein LOC125778908, which codes for MTYSGQQKGTFHHLNVMPQWESQNKGNWSHLEDDVRQFTHDSNKTLIYYTGTWGVCTLPDVLNIQQELYLGDDNNVIPVPKLFYIVVIDADSRKGIAIVGVNNPYLKNDELKTGGYLIAEDVSDDVDWIKWDRKNIKKGDRCWNRKNIKKGYCYAVSVPDFVKVVKDLPLVGLETSGILGLKELSI
- the LOC125778907 gene encoding uncharacterized protein LOC125778907; this translates as MENIFDEIDLEDYPTTSSTPAKDQLPSKRKKFNTSGCYNTEVSISKRPVEGNEVIDILTSISKQLDDLTTRVCDLETKIDKHLKENIIHKSEEMAQQKTVRECKVLIRKIHQSVCRMTGEDVDNVQTEIASTLPLNTLAAALEMDEKLKCDEFAATTKQFVLRIKGTSDSVHDVLRSLYTDELLYLCNWDGRGGKQPLSKFLLVSNILYDSFITYGLAMFEKQVRKAIEMSHHRHKQRIYRKRKTEE